The genomic window ATAGTAGATATACAAGTAGTCATCGCTAATTAAATTCCACAACTCAACTCACACCTTTGGTAAATAATATAATAAAGCAACTTTAAGCTTTGTTAAATGATTGTATGTTTTACATCATTTACTTTAATATATTACCACCTCTATGATAAGCGACGGCGATGACATAACTTCAGTTCCAGAATCCGGCATCCCGCTTGGTCAGCCAGTATAGCGTAACCTTTTTGACATCTTAACCCGATGTTCTCTTACGAATTATCTTGGCGGCTCAAATCAGCTACAATTTCTACACCACTGATTTGTTCCTCTAACCAAAGTGTAAATAAATCTTTAGCAATTTGCATCCGTCGTTCCTCATCTAATTCGGGGTTAATGATTTCCTCGACGGCGATGATATGCACTCCTTTGGGGGTGACTATGGGTTTAATAATTTGGGGAGGAGTAGCAGCAAAAACCGCAGCTGCAATTTCTGGTCTAAAGTCTCGCCGATAGCGAATACCTTGATAGCCCCCAGCCCTTCTAATTTCTGGGGTTTGAATGTATTGACGGGCAATTTCTTGGAAGCTGATTTCACCTTCTTTTAAGGCGTAAAATAGCTCTAAAGCTAAGTCTTCATCATCTAAAATAACTTCATAAGTAACAGCCCCGGTGTAATCAATTTGATGGGCATAAAAGAATGGTTCAACTTTATCTGCAAATAAATGACCAGCTAACTTAGCGGATAATAAGTTGGTTTTAGCCATGTCTTCAAAGTCATCTAAAGAAAGATAATACTTGTTTAACCAGTTCCAAGTATCTTCTGCCTTGAACAACTGATGAGTTAAGCGCATACTATCTGCGGCTTGTTGGAGTTCTTCTATACTGATTTCAATGCCTGCTGAGACGGCAACTTCAGTAATAATTCTGGAGGTGGCGATCGCTTCTAAAATTGTGGGGATTTGACAAGATAATTTTAGATGATAAATAATGTCTGCAATCGATAGTTGTATAAGTTTTGACATGATACAATTCTCCCTTTAAATAATTGGTGGCAGAAATATAGGCATGGGGGTAAAACAGTTATCAGTTATCAGGTATCAGGTATCACCCACTTGATAAATCTTCACTGTAGGACTTACGCAAGTGTGACAATCGATGGTTGGTGCGTGACGCTATCATTCTCATGACTACGTTGAAATACTTTCGCCGCGTCACACACCCTACATCTACATAAAAAATATGCTAGTTGCGTAATTCCTAACTGATTTAGCTCCCCAGTCCCCAGTCCCCTAAAGCTCCAACCCACCTTTTTGTAATTTCTTGAATGGGTCTAAGACAAAATCAATTACCCGCCGTTGACGAATAATTACCTCTGCTGATGCTGTCTGACCAGGGGTTAAGAAAATACGTTTATTACCAGCTTGGATATATGGTTGATCTATAGTGATATTCATTTCG from Nostoc sp. UHCC 0870 includes these protein-coding regions:
- a CDS encoding peptidylprolyl isomerase, which codes for MSKLIQLSIADIIYHLKLSCQIPTILEAIATSRIITEVAVSAGIEISIEELQQAADSMRLTHQLFKAEDTWNWLNKYYLSLDDFEDMAKTNLLSAKLAGHLFADKVEPFFYAHQIDYTGAVTYEVILDDEDLALELFYALKEGEISFQEIARQYIQTPEIRRAGGYQGIRYRRDFRPEIAAAVFAATPPQIIKPIVTPKGVHIIAVEEIINPELDEERRMQIAKDLFTLWLEEQISGVEIVADLSRQDNS